Proteins encoded in a region of the Desulfobacterales bacterium genome:
- a CDS encoding thioesterase, with amino-acid sequence KEPISTGRENVTGAVGATDIPDADPYRISLPQDALLLSEAYTIRSYEVEAGGRLSLSALCNFMQDAAGKHADELGLSVAQLQKESKTWMLSRLALQMKSYPGWQETFRVTTWPSGSRRLFALRNFLFHDNQNRLMGSAATAWLIIDTQNRRPLRIEPFLKKLNPVTQGSQTCPELNLFEKIPKLSAYEHETRFRIRYQDLDTNRHVNNVSFIEWLVESMPAEELQRSMLTRLEVNYVAEAFHGDFVISKSRPLEGKPGTFLHSIIKEDSAQELIRAKTVWERTSP; translated from the coding sequence CAAAGAACCGATATCAACAGGTCGGGAAAATGTTACCGGCGCTGTGGGTGCCACCGACATCCCTGATGCCGATCCGTACCGGATTTCCTTACCCCAAGATGCTCTCCTGCTCAGTGAGGCATACACGATCCGCTCCTATGAGGTGGAAGCCGGCGGACGGCTCAGCCTCTCGGCGCTGTGCAATTTCATGCAGGACGCCGCCGGAAAACACGCCGACGAACTCGGCCTATCCGTCGCTCAGTTGCAGAAAGAAAGCAAAACCTGGATGCTCTCACGCCTGGCATTACAGATGAAATCGTATCCGGGTTGGCAAGAAACGTTTCGTGTTACGACCTGGCCATCGGGAAGCCGACGCCTGTTCGCACTCCGTAATTTTCTCTTCCATGACAATCAGAACCGCCTGATGGGATCTGCCGCCACGGCCTGGCTGATCATCGATACGCAAAACCGCCGTCCCCTAAGAATTGAACCGTTCCTGAAAAAACTGAACCCCGTCACGCAGGGATCCCAAACCTGTCCGGAACTGAACCTTTTTGAAAAGATTCCCAAACTCAGCGCCTATGAGCATGAAACGCGATTTCGGATCCGCTACCAGGATCTCGACACCAACCGGCATGTCAACAATGTCAGCTTTATTGAGTGGCTTGTTGAGAGCATGCCTGCCGAAGAACTGCAACGATCGATGCTGACCCGATTGGAGGTTAACTATGTGGCCGAAGCCTTTCATGGAGACTTCGTGATTTCCAAATCCCGACCCCTTGAGGGAAAGCCCGGTACATTTTTGCACAGTATCATAAAAGAAGATAGTGCTCAGGAGCTCATCCGCGCAAAGACCGTTTGGGAAAGGACGAGCCCGTAA